The stretch of DNA ACTCCGCCACCGGCATGACGTTGCAGCTGCAGCGATCCGCGGTCGTCTCCGGCAAGGAGCCGGAGCCGGAGACAGGGCAGGAGCAGGAGGGGGTGGCGCACGTCTACGATGTCGCCGGCAGCGGCCCCGACGGCGCCGGGGGCGGCGGCGCCACCGTCCTCCAGATCAACCGCCTCTTCAAGGACGGCATCGGCCTCGGCGGCATCTTCCACACCGCCATCCAGGTCCGTCCCCATTCcgttccccgccgccgccgcatctcCCCTCTTCGTTTCTTTCTCCTCCGCGCTGTCTCCGGTGCCAAGGAGATTGGATCTCAGGCGAATCCATCCGCCGCCTAAACTGTTGTTTCTTGGTACAGTCCGTCCCAAAAAAACTGTACAGGTTCTGCACAACCTGGGTGGTTTCTTGGTATGGAATTCGTTGATATATGTGGCCGTGACAGATTTACTTGATGCGTGTTTTCATAAATTGAATTGCTCAATGGGAACTTTGAGGTTTTATGTTCAGTCAGTCAGAAATGCAGAAAACATTTTCAGTCAGAAATGCAGAAAACATTGAGTTTATTGGTGGAACAAGTGTCAGTCTGATAGGGATCACGCGGAAAACATTTTACCTGTCATCTTTGGACAGAAATATACATTGATCTACTTGCTGCTACTTTTATGAAATCTTCTGATTCAGAGCAGCTATAATGTGCAATCAAGTCTTGGTTAATAGTACCTTACTGCATGTTGGTTCTTGGTTACCCGAGGCTCATAGATAAGTCGTGCGCTAGGCCTAGTTATTGATCGACTTGCTGCGTGTCGCCAACAGGTCTATGGTAACGAGGAATGGTCATTCGGCTACTGCGAGAACGGCAGCGGGGTTTTCAGCTGCCCCCCGGCCAAGAACCCCATGTACACATTCCGCGAGTCCATTGTGCTGGGGAAGACGAGCTGCTCGCCACGCACAGTAAATCAGATAGCACGGGAGCTCAGCCGGGAATggcctggagcctcatacgagcTCCTCTCGAGGAACTGCAACCACTTCTGCAACGAGTTTTGCGACAAGCTCGGCGTGCCAAAACTTCCAGGTTCTTTTCTGTTGTTTGATGATTTATTTATTCTCAGATACATTACGCACTTGTTCCTGTTTGATGATGGTTGCCGAAAGCAAAAGATCCTTTTAGGAAAACTCTGTAGCCAAAGATAACCTGTCGAAGCTAGAATTCTAATGCTGTGTTGTCTTCAACTTATGTATTAATCCAAGTGATTACCTTACTATACCCATGTTTATGATGAAGAATGATTTAAAAAAATTCTAGTCAATTGCTTCAGATTTTGCAACAAAGTTCTAACTATGTACATGTTCAGGTTGGGTCAATCGCTTTGCTAATGCTGGAGACGCAGCTCTGGAGGCTGCTGAAACTACAGCGGAAAAGGTGTGCATACCTTCTGGGATTTTCTGCTAGTTTTATGTCCTGTCTAGGATTTTCTAGCTACTTGCACTATCACTAGAATTTGTCATGTTTGCCCTCGTAAGTCTCCCTAGTCCCATGTATTACTAGAATTTTTCAGAACCTCATAGCTGGGCAACTTCACAGCAAGAATCGTATGACCCTGTTAATCAACCTTTAAATAAATCACTGAATATGGCCATTTTAAATCAGAAACACTGTGGAACACTGAACAAAGAATAAATATTCATGTTATGTGTCGGAAAGAAGAATTTCTTTTTGAAATTGTTGTTCTCCGTCACTCAGGTTCAGAAAGGTACTTCTGACGAAAGCTTCAGACCTAGGAACAATAGCAATAGCCTTATCTGCTGTGCCGGCTTGGATACAATCTGAGTGTTGTCACTTTATGTATTGAGATGCATACATTGATTAGATGCTGACCTTTTGATCTTTCAAACAGCTCAAACAGGCGAAAAAGGAGATTTTTACTGCATGCAAAGCTGCATCCACATATTTGACTGGTTCGCC from Triticum urartu cultivar G1812 unplaced genomic scaffold, Tu2.1 TuUngrouped_contig_5703, whole genome shotgun sequence encodes:
- the LOC125529578 gene encoding uncharacterized protein LOC125529578, yielding MANKTECAESHTGPEPDPASHRRADSATGMTLQLQRSAVVSGKEPEPETGQEQEGVAHVYDVAGSGPDGAGGGGATVLQINRLFKDGIGLGGIFHTAIQVYGNEEWSFGYCENGSGVFSCPPAKNPMYTFRESIVLGKTSCSPRTVNQIARELSREWPGASYELLSRNCNHFCNEFCDKLGVPKLPGWVNRFANAGDAALEAAETTAEKLKQAKKEIFTACKAASTYLTGSPSSTPSDADDTAGSASNTLFEGAWIRSIIGISMKPSKSLMNDASSSSDDETSDDKSETDGKQPGRDQNEGEKDARQEDQGTKSENKPPNHHS